In Nerophis ophidion isolate RoL-2023_Sa linkage group LG03, RoL_Noph_v1.0, whole genome shotgun sequence, the following are encoded in one genomic region:
- the psma1 gene encoding proteasome subunit alpha type-1, which produces MFRNQYDNDVTVWSPQGRIHQIEYAMEAVKQGSATVGLKSKTQAVLVALKRAQSELAAHQKKILHVDNHIGISIAGLTADARLLCNFMRQECLDSRFVFDRPLPASRLVHLVGSKTQIPTQRYGRRPYGVGLLIAGYDDMGPHIFQTCPSANYFDCKAMSIGARSQSARTYLERCMDKFQDCNLNELVQHGLRALRETLPSEQDLTTKNVSIGIVGKDMEFTIYDDDDVAPFLEGLEERPQRRMAPPADDDAPAVGAPDEPMEH; this is translated from the exons ATG TTTCGCAATCAGTATGACAACGATGTGACCGTATGGAGCCCACAG GGTCGTATTCATCAAATAGAGTACGCCATGGAGGCTGTGAAACAAGGCTCTGCCACCGTTGGACTTAAATCCAAAACGCAAGCGGTCCTCGTTGCACTAAAG AGAGCTCAGTCAGAGCTCGCTGCTCACCAGAAGAAGATCCTCCATGTTGACAACCACATCGGCATCTCCATCGCGGGACTGACCGCAGACGCCAGGCTGTTATG CAACTTCATGCGTCAGGAGTGTTTGGACTCCAGGTTCGTCTTCGACCGTCCCCTACCCGCGTCACGACTCGTCCATCTCGTCGGCAGCA AAACCCAAATCCCAACACAGAGGTATGGAAGGAGGCCCTACGGTGTTGGACTCCTCATCGCCGGTTATGAC GACATGGGTCCTCACATCTTCCAGACCTGCCCGTCTGCCAACTACTTTGACTGTAAAGCCATGTCCATCGGTGCTCGCTCGCAGTCTGCTCGCACGTACCTGGAGAGATGCATGGACAAGTTCCAGGACT GTAATCTGAACGAGCTGGTCCAGCACGGCCTCAGAGCACTCCGGGAGACCCTGCCCTCGGAGCAGGACCTCACCACCAAG AACGTTTCCATCGGCATTGTGGGTAAGGACATGGAGTTCACCATCTACGACGACGACGACGTGGCCCCCTTCCTGGAGGGTCTGGAGGAGAGGCCGCAGAGGAGG ATGGCCCCACCCGCCGACGACGACGCCCCTGCAGTTGGCGCCCCCGACGAGCCCATGGAGCACTGA